In Thermococcus chitonophagus, the genomic stretch TCCTCGGGGTTCTTGCTCTTTTTGGGTACTTTAAAGGCTTTCATTATAAAAACTCCATACTCATCTTTCAGCCTATTTACAGTTTCTGGTGTGGTGTCTGAATGAACCTGAATGTACTCCGCATTGGTTTTCTCAATAGCAACTGCCCACTCCGAGAATCCAACCATTCTAGAGACCAAAAATACTGGAATTTTCGCTTCTTGAATTATCGTCCTTGCTTCGTTGATGGAAATCCTCCTCTTAGAAAGGGAATTTACAACTACTCCCGTAGCATCAGCGTACTTTTCAACGATCCTGAGCTCGTCCAAACTCCTAATTCCGCAGATCTTCACGAACATTATCTCGTCATCTCCACAAAGTTTTTGATAATTTTTAACCCTTCCTTACTCTCCCATTCAGTTAAAACGCTCTCAGGATGGAACTGAACTCCTTCAATGGGCTTCCTCTTGTGTCTAATCCCCATTATCACATTATCATCGAGTGAGACTGCCGTAACTTTGAATCCCTTTGGAACCTGGAGAACCGCTAGAGAGTGGTACCTGCCTCCCATTAAGGGGTTCTTAATCCCCTTAAACACTCCCCTACCGTCATGCTTTATTGGGCTGGCTTTTCCATGCCTGGGCTTAACCCTGCCAACGTATCCCCCAAAGACCTCTGCAATAATCTGATGGCCGAGACAAACTCCCAACACCGGAACATCAGCCTCTGCAACGATTTCTGGTGAATTCCCGACTTCCCTTCTATCCCTGGGGTGTCCTGGGCCGGGGGAGATTATTATGCCGTCAGGGTTCAGCTTTTTCACCTCTGCTAGTCCAATAGTATTGGGAACGACCTTGACCTCGTCAAAAAAGGATGCGTATTCAGCTAGATTCCACACGAAGGAGTCTCTGTTGTTAACTATCAGTATCATACCCGCTCACCCCAAAGGCCTTGAGAACGGCCTTCATCTTATTCTCCGTCTCATAGAATTCCTTTTCAGGCACTGAATCCGCAACTATCCCGGCTCCTGCCCTAATGTACGCCCTCCTCTCGATTTCTGCCATTCTAATTGCTATTGCAAAATCAGCGTAGCCGGTTGCCGAGAAGTAGCCAACGGCCCCCCCGTAAACCTTTCTCCTGCTCCTCTCCAGCTCATCGATTATCTCCATTGCCCTTATCTTTGGAGCTCCCGTTAATGTTCCAGCAGGGAACGAGGCTTCGATAGCATCAAACATGTCTTTATCTTCTGCGAGCTCTCCGACAACTTCACTTTCTATGTGCTGGACGTGGCTGTACTTTATCACGTCGAAGAACCTGACGAGCCTTACTGTGGTTGGCTTTGACACGATTCTAACGTCATTCCTCGCTAAATCAACGAGCATTACATGCTCTGCTCTTTC encodes the following:
- a CDS encoding phosphoribosylanthranilate isomerase, with protein sequence MFVKICGIRSLDELRIVEKYADATGVVVNSLSKRRISINEARTIIQEAKIPVFLVSRMVGFSEWAVAIEKTNAEYIQVHSDTTPETVNRLKDEYGVFIMKAFKVPKKSKNPEEDAERLLEKIYQYEVDRILLDTGAGTGRMHDLRVSSIVAKKVPIIIAGGLRPENVEEVVRIVKPFGVDVSSGVERENGKDESLVREFVRRAKSVVR
- a CDS encoding aminodeoxychorismate/anthranilate synthase component II — protein: MILIVNNRDSFVWNLAEYASFFDEVKVVPNTIGLAEVKKLNPDGIIISPGPGHPRDRREVGNSPEIVAEADVPVLGVCLGHQIIAEVFGGYVGRVKPRHGKASPIKHDGRGVFKGIKNPLMGGRYHSLAVLQVPKGFKVTAVSLDDNVIMGIRHKRKPIEGVQFHPESVLTEWESKEGLKIIKNFVEMTR